A stretch of DNA from Lotus japonicus ecotype B-129 chromosome 4, LjGifu_v1.2:
TTCGTGGTAGTGGGGATTTGTTTTACAGaagccccacggtgggcgccaatgttccggtatagaactCAAGAAGCAGGGCTAAGCAAATCAAAGGgcgaagagagaaagagagaaagtcaGAAATTGTGTAAAAGAGTTGGATCctccaccgcttgggtggtgtctCATATTTATAACATGGTTTTGACCCGCTTGGGATCATGGGTCGCCCGGCCCAATAACTGTACAAATAATGAGAAGCCCAATACATCATAAAGCTGATACGCCCGTATCAGTACAATACTATACGAAAATGAATTAGGCTGTGTTAATTTTAAGGTATGAGGATTGGGTAGAGAAAGGAAATGAATGGGTACATCACACATAAAAAACACTATCTAATCTTCtcttaattttaacttttgatCTGTTTTAAAAGAAATTGAAGGTTGAGATCTACACACATTATTTCCTCAAGTTTTTCCCCACCTGAGAGGATCCTCACCTCATATGGAGTATGAATGGGTGAAATCTTCAGCTGTGCAGGAGGACTTCTATGTTTGTGTACGTGTGTAAGGCAAATGTTTTTGAGGGTTCAGTGTGATTAAAAAACTAAGGTACATTTTATGTGGCTGGAACTTCTGGATCAGAATATCCAAGCTTGGATCAGGGGGCAATTAAATGCTCAGGCTCAGGCTGATGTACATTTATGCAATTTTACCCAAGAAGCAAATCTGATGGAACAAATTCACGTGGTTCAGTTCAATGGTAGATGGTTGTTCAATGGCAGACTTGTGACTGAAGTGTTAATCTGACAACAAACCAATGATGTTAATTTAGAAGGAAACAATTAAGGCCCTCGTCCAATTCCCATGCGACGTAATGTGCGGGGCCTATTGATGAACGAGATATCTTGTCATCATAGGAAATGGACCTGTGATGCAATGCCAGccttaaaagagaaaaaaaaaaatcttaaatgtTGTCGCTGTCCATTTTCTTTAGCTTTTCCCACAATATACAAAACCAATCAGAAAATTAACATTATCAAATATCAACCGAGTGGGCCACCGGTTTCACCACCGCAAGGTCCTGTTCGAGAGACGGAAGAGCCGGTCTTGCCAACGTCGTCGGGTTGTGCACCTCAGAATTTGACTTCAGGGATGAATTAACACTTGCTAACTTACATATTTATAATTAAGTTTAGTTTAtcattttattcatttattctTACTCTTATTCCATTCGCGCATGGCCCCGGCTCAATACTAATGATGTCCATTTATGATTATTTGAGCTTTTAAGGACTTCCATTGTCgttatttttgtgatttttctttccCATGATTATGAACTAAATCTGTGTttagaaaaagcaaaatatagGGTTAGATgagttgaaaaaaaatatagggTTAGATTAGGAAAAATTAAGCATGCCATAGATTGTACTATAATTTTAAATCGAGTAAACCACACTCCACACTTTCAAAGTTTACCAAAATGACACTCAATTTCATTCTTAACCAAAATCTATACTTCACCTCACCTACTTTAATAAGTTAATTACATTTTAAAAGATGCTCACAGAATATTTTTTAACCCCAAAttagttattttaaataataaaaaaaaataataatattacacAACCGTAGGTGGAGCCAAGGGGGGGAGACTTGAAGAGGCCATGGTCCCCCTGGAACATCTTCGGGGTACTATACGTAGTATTATATATATTCCCAATTTTCCATAGTCCccctaagagcaactccaacgggAGTTGCTTAGCAGGGTTGCTTAAATTAAGGAACGTTTCTTATTTTTCTGTTCCATTGGAGTTTGCTGAGGTGGTGTTGCTTATAGCTCAAagctaagcaacgttgcttaaataagcaacgCTAAGCAACGCTCCTTAGCTTGCTGCAGGCagtaaaaaatagttttttctCTTTCCATTCAGCAACAGAAAATCGTTAAAAGGGGAGGGAAGAACCGATCAATGGAAGCAgaagagattttttttaattagcagAGATGAACACAGATTAAACAACTAAAATACACATTtttgaaacaaatcaaaaaaattacacaaaaaTGGCTGGAGTCTTGCATTCGCTCTGAACCTTTGAGCCTCTGATCTCCGATCTGGAACCTTGCATGTCCTCTGAACCTTGCATGTCCTCCGATCTCCGATCTATAACGCCGAGAGAACGCGATGGGCTTCgattgagagtgagagagaccgAGAGAGCAGCATGGGCTTCGACTGAGAGACTGAGGGTGAGAGAGAACGAGAGGGTTTCAGCAACATGGCCACATGGGTGATCTGGGCTTCGATTGAGTGAGAGGGAGCAAGAAAGAAAGCAGGTTTTAAGGGTTTCAGAGAGGCGGAGGCTTCGAGAGAGTGGGTGGAGACGGCGGTTGTGGTCTGAGACGACAGTTGTGAGTGGCTtcgagagagtgagagagaggaaGAGGGTTTCAGAGAGGCGGAGGCTTCGAGAGAGTTGCTGGAGACGACGGTTGTGGTCTGAGACGGGGCGGTTGTGAGTGGCTtcgagagagtgagagagaggaaGAGGGTTTCAGAGGGTGATGGTTTCAGAGGATTCGAGAGAGTCTGAGGGTTTGAATGAGTGTGTGAATGAGAAGGAAGCTTCGAGAGAGTTTGAGTGAATGAGAGGGTCTGCTGTCGTTTTGGCCTTTTAGGTGAGATAGAGGTGCTGTCGTTTTGGGCTATAATGTGACCGTTGGGCCCAATAtcaggagaaaaaaaaaattcattgacTTTAccatgattttttaattaaatgtcaTTTCTTTTATAGTTAATTCATTATTAATTAAATGCCAATATATCTTGGTATAAATAAGATATTCGTACCAGTTTTTTTTACTTGCATTTTTTCACTTTCACACAATTTCATTCTTCCCATATACTCCATGGATCCTTCTTTTCAAGCTTACTTTGAGTACTTgaaaaatcaatcttctactacTCTTGAAAATTCTTCAAATCCACAAACCTCAATGTATCAACCACCTTCAAACCAAGTCTCACAACAACCACCTTCAAACCAAGTCTCACAACAACCATCTTCATACCAAGTCTCACAACAACCACCTTCATACCAAGTCTCACAACAACCACCTCCAAACCAAGTCTCACAATAACCACCAATCTTTTACCAAAACCAACCACATTATGCCGGTAACAATTCTCCAAATCCACAATATGTAGTGTATCAACAACAACCATTCATTTACCAACCACATGCTGGAGATGGTTCCCAAAATCCAACTCATTTTGTGcatccatcaccaccaccaccaaactcCTATAACCCTCAAATTAGTAGCAGTAGTGAAAACGTACCTGAAACACAATTTGAAGGTATGCCCGATGAGCTTGATGAGACTACTTCCCCTGCTAAAGGAGATGGCCAGAAAACCAAAAAACAACGCTTGAAATGGTGCGAAAACGACGATATAACTCTTCTCCAGACATGGCTCAACATTTCAAAGGATTCGGTAACAGGAACTGATCAAAAGGCTGAAGCTTTTTGGCGGAAGGTTGAACATCAATACAACAAGTACCGCAAAGTAGGTTCTCCTGAGAGGAAATGGTCTCAACTGAAGTCTCGCTATCATACATTGAGTAAAGCGGTCTCAATTTTTGTTGGTTGCTACAAGAAAGTTACCAACCCTCCGAAGAGCGGCTACTCTGAGAGAGAGATATCATGGCTGATGCATGTTCATTGTATAATGCAATGGAAAAGACTAAAATATTCAATTTTGAGCATGCATGGCGGGTGTTGAAAGATGAACCCAAATGGAAAGGAGAAGCAATGCCAATCTATACTCAACAGTCTCAACATTCTACTGATGGGGTGCACACATCAATCGATGGTTCAGGACATGAGGTAGTACAAATATATTCCCGCCCACCGGGGCAGAAAGATATGAAGGCAAAGGCAAAGGCTAAGGCAAAGGCAAAGGCTACAACGACTTCCAACACTGAAGAAAGGATGGTAGATGCATAATCTCTTGTCAAGGGAAGAGAGGAAAGGATGGCAAGACTTGAGCGTTTAAAGAAGAATGACCAGCTGAAGATGTTAAATGATATCCTTCTCCAAGACACATCTAACATGAATGAGGAACAATTAGCATATTTTAAGAACATATGTGTACACTAGGCGCCAATTAGAGGACTTGTTTAAGGAATAATTGTTATATTtctatttcttattttattttagttaatattatAATGTAATGTTTCTAattcttaatgtattttaattaGCCAATATTATAATTGGAGTTACAATTACCCTAGGTTTTAATTACAAAAAGTTAATTGCTGGCACCAGTTATTGTTACtctttttattgtattttagCCAAGGAGTTACAATTGGTTCTAATATTTAATGAGCATGCATGCATGTAATTGTTGGCACCAGTTATTTGAGTCACCTTGCCTAGGGTAATTGTATTTTTAGTCAAGACTTGAACGTTACAATAAGTCATGTATTGTTAAAAGTCAATTTTTATTATGTTTCttattattgtttttaaaatgTAATCAGCTAACTTGCACGAGCAGGAACCAATGTTGATAAGAATGGAGTTATTGATATTCATTAAATAGCATTTGTTGgccaacaagaaaaataaaagtagtTGGTAGTTATTGATTTTCATTAAAGAGCATTTGTTAGccaacaataaaaataaatgtaattGGTTGGAGCACTTGTTTCTCATCTGCCTAGTTGCTACCACATTAAAACATCACTTGTTCATGAAATATCATTTCCTCATCACGTGAAAACCGGCCTTTATGTGGAGGGAAATAAATGAGTGTGTGGGGAAGTAGGAAAACAAATGGGGGAGTCTCGTGGATTTCCAGGTATGTTGGGTTCCATTGACTgtatgcattgggaatggaaAAATTGTCCAGTTGCATGGAAATGTCAGTATTCTCGAGGTGATCATGGCAAAcccacaatcatgcttgaagcagtggcatcacaagacttgtggatttgacatgattttttttGGCATTGCAGGTTCTAACAGTGATATCAATGTGCTAAACCAATCTGATGTGTTTACCAATGTGTTGAATGGCACAGCTCCTGAAGTGCACTACGAGGTGAACAGAACACAATATCATATGGGTTACTATCTAGCGGATGGTATCTATCCCGAGTGGGCTACATTTGTCAAGACAATCCCAATGccacaaggagaaaaaagacaattgtttgccaaagcacaagaaggagcaagaaaggaTGTTGAGCGCGCATTTGGAGTACTCCAATCTCGATTTGCAATTATTCGCGGCCCCTCACGCTTCTGGCATGTGAATACCATGAAACATTTAATGTATGCATGCATTATATTGCAtaacatgattgttgaagatgaacGTGATGGGTATAATGGTAATTTTGTTTACGACCAAGTAGACAATGCCATCATAACCGCTGAAGTATCTAATGGTCCTATCCCTTCATTTGCAACATTCTTAGAAAGAAGAGGTCATATGAGTCAAAGAGAAATCCATCGCCAacttcaagcagacttggtggagcatatttGGGAGCTCTCCAAAAGTAGGAATAATGAAATTTAATCTTTGTGAGAGttttcattattatttattttgcaatgaattttatcttatttcgaatttaattatataatataatgtaatgcattttgtttgaattttgttttaaataCCATGTTATGTTATATTgtgtttta
This window harbors:
- the LOC130714663 gene encoding uncharacterized protein LOC130714663 isoform X2, which gives rise to MGESRGFPGSNSDINVLNQSDVFTNVLNGTAPEVHYEVNRTQYHMGYYLADGIYPEWATFVKTIPMPQGEKRQLFAKAQEGARKDVERAFGVLQSRFAIIRGPSRFWHVNTMKHLMYACIILHNMIVEDERDGYNGNFVYDQVDNAIITAEVSNGPIPSFATFLERRGHMSQREIHRQLQADLVEHIWELSKSRNNEI
- the LOC130714663 gene encoding uncharacterized protein LOC130714663 isoform X1, translated to MGESRGFPGMLGSIDCMHWEWKNCPVAWKCQYSRGSNSDINVLNQSDVFTNVLNGTAPEVHYEVNRTQYHMGYYLADGIYPEWATFVKTIPMPQGEKRQLFAKAQEGARKDVERAFGVLQSRFAIIRGPSRFWHVNTMKHLMYACIILHNMIVEDERDGYNGNFVYDQVDNAIITAEVSNGPIPSFATFLERRGHMSQREIHRQLQADLVEHIWELSKSRNNEI